A genomic stretch from Chitinophaga agri includes:
- a CDS encoding tRNA-binding protein, with amino-acid sequence METINWTDFEKVEIRVGTIVTAADFPRARNPSYQLTIDFGPELGVKRSSAQITKLYQPDELIGKQVVAVVNFPVKQIANFFSECLVLGVYGNDNAVILLQPDKLVANGQKIG; translated from the coding sequence ATGGAGACGATCAACTGGACAGATTTTGAAAAAGTAGAGATAAGAGTAGGAACTATTGTAACGGCCGCAGATTTCCCTAGAGCCAGGAATCCTTCTTACCAGTTGACAATAGATTTCGGTCCTGAATTAGGTGTAAAGCGATCTTCTGCGCAGATCACCAAATTGTATCAGCCGGACGAACTGATCGGCAAACAGGTTGTTGCCGTTGTTAATTTCCCCGTAAAGCAGATTGCGAACTTTTTTTCTGAATGCCTTGTATTGGGTGTTTACGGCAATGACAATGCGGTCATTTTGCTCCAGCCCGATAAACTGGTAGCCAACGGACAGAAAATCGGGTAA
- the meaB gene encoding methylmalonyl Co-A mutase-associated GTPase MeaB gives MHQPLLTALLNGDIKALARSISLVENEAAGYERLLEDIPTAGHTRVIGVTGPPGAGKSTLVNALITFLLQQGMRIAIIAVDPSSPFNYGALLGDRIRMSQHFGNDNVFIRSMASRGALGGLSPKIIEVSDIIKAARYDYLFIETVGVGQSEVEIAGIADTTVVVVVPEAGDEIQTMKAGLMEIADIFVVNKADRDSADEFVKNLRILAHTRQKENWEIPVLKTIATKEEGLSALVAAIDAHQQQTTLDNTHHALLLAEKAYQLLQHRRMRDISRRTLQQQIAQELNNGTFNLYRFINTL, from the coding sequence ATGCATCAACCCCTTCTAACCGCTTTACTGAATGGAGATATCAAAGCCCTGGCAAGAAGTATTTCTCTTGTTGAGAATGAGGCTGCAGGTTATGAACGTTTGCTGGAAGATATTCCCACTGCCGGTCATACCAGGGTGATTGGTGTCACCGGCCCGCCCGGTGCCGGTAAAAGCACACTGGTGAATGCGCTGATAACTTTTCTGCTGCAACAGGGTATGCGTATCGCCATTATTGCAGTAGACCCATCGTCTCCATTTAATTATGGCGCTTTGTTAGGCGACCGTATCAGAATGTCACAACACTTTGGCAATGACAATGTATTCATCCGCTCTATGGCCAGCAGGGGCGCATTAGGAGGACTAAGCCCGAAAATTATTGAAGTCAGTGACATCATAAAAGCAGCGCGGTATGATTATCTGTTTATCGAAACAGTTGGCGTAGGGCAGAGTGAAGTAGAAATAGCAGGCATTGCAGATACAACGGTTGTGGTGGTTGTACCGGAAGCGGGCGATGAGATACAAACAATGAAGGCAGGGCTGATGGAGATCGCAGATATCTTTGTTGTGAATAAAGCCGACAGGGATAGTGCGGATGAGTTTGTGAAGAACCTGCGTATACTGGCACATACCAGACAGAAAGAAAACTGGGAGATCCCTGTCCTGAAAACGATCGCTACGAAAGAAGAAGGGCTATCTGCACTGGTAGCCGCAATTGATGCGCACCAGCAGCAAACGACACTGGACAATACACATCATGCATTATTGCTGGCAGAAAAAGCATACCAGTTGTTACAACATCGCCGCATGAGAGATATAAGCCGCCGTACCCTCCAGCAACAGATTGCACAGGAACTTAATAACGGAACCTTTAACCTCTACCGCTTTATCAATACATTATAG
- a CDS encoding glycosyltransferase family protein has product MKVSGFTFVRNAVKYDYPVVASIQSILPLCDEVIVSVGNGDDGTLELIQSIGSPKIKIFHSVWDDSLKEGGRVLAVETDKAYAHVSADADWAFYIQADEVVHEQDHDAIRGAMQKYRDDKRVEGLLFKYTHFFGSYDYIGDSRTWYQHEIRIIRNDKRISSYRDAQGFRKEDQKLHVKPINARMYHYGWVKDPQVQAQKVNNSFQMYHGSNDGEAKGPVSAAAFDYGEVDSLAVFKGTHPAVMQERINKKNWQFSHDISRKKFSFKDNVLYWIEKITGKRLFDYRNYKII; this is encoded by the coding sequence ATGAAAGTATCCGGGTTCACCTTTGTCAGGAATGCCGTTAAATATGATTATCCCGTAGTGGCATCGATACAATCGATTCTGCCATTATGTGACGAAGTGATCGTTAGTGTGGGAAACGGTGATGATGGTACACTGGAACTGATACAATCAATAGGCTCTCCTAAGATAAAGATCTTCCATTCTGTATGGGATGATTCCCTTAAAGAAGGCGGACGTGTACTGGCGGTGGAAACTGATAAAGCTTATGCACATGTAAGTGCGGATGCAGACTGGGCCTTTTATATACAGGCAGATGAGGTTGTACACGAGCAGGATCATGATGCCATCCGTGGTGCTATGCAGAAGTATCGTGATGATAAAAGAGTAGAAGGATTATTGTTTAAATACACTCATTTCTTTGGTAGCTATGATTACATCGGCGATTCAAGAACATGGTATCAGCATGAGATCAGGATCATCCGTAATGATAAACGTATTTCTTCTTACCGCGACGCACAGGGCTTCAGGAAAGAAGATCAGAAGCTACATGTGAAACCGATCAATGCACGTATGTATCATTATGGCTGGGTGAAAGATCCGCAGGTGCAGGCACAGAAAGTGAACAACTCTTTTCAGATGTATCATGGTTCTAATGATGGAGAAGCGAAGGGGCCTGTTTCTGCTGCCGCATTTGACTATGGTGAAGTAGATTCTTTGGCGGTGTTCAAAGGTACACATCCGGCGGTTATGCAGGAACGTATTAATAAAAAGAACTGGCAGTTCTCGCACGATATCAGCAGAAAGAAATTTTCATTTAAGGACAACGTGCTGTATTGGATAGAGAAGATAACAGGTAAGCGTTTGTTTGACTACAGGAACTACAAGATCATCTAA
- the lysS gene encoding lysine--tRNA ligase, with protein sequence MTQLSEQEIIRRNKLQELEKLGIDPYPAEKYPVNITAAKLRALYTEETKDQFQDICLAGRIMHVRDMGKACFVELHDHTGKMQLYVRRDDICTGEDKSLYDVVFKKLIDHGDIIGVKGYAFITKTGELSVHVKTLDLLAKSIRPLPVVREKDGEMFDEVTDPEFKYRQRYVDLIVNPQVKEVFVKRTRIMQTIRDFYNDLGYLEVETPVLQPIPGGATARPFKTHHNALDIPLYMRIANELYLKRLIVGGFEGVYEFAKDFRNEGMDRTHNPEFTVMEMYAAYKDYEWMMDTTETLLEKIAIALHGTTEVTVGEKVINFKAPFRRVTMYEAILEHTGIDVTNMDEDQLRATCVQLGIYVKPSMGKGKLIDEIFGEKCEHHYVQPTFIIDYPVEMSPLTKKHRSKPGLVERFELMVNGKELANAYSELNDPIDQRARFEEQVKLMERGDDEAMYIDYDFLRALEYGMPPTSGIGIGIDRLTMIMTNQPSIQDVLFFPQMKPERTA encoded by the coding sequence ATGACACAATTATCCGAGCAAGAGATCATACGCAGGAATAAACTGCAGGAACTGGAGAAACTGGGAATTGACCCTTATCCGGCGGAAAAATATCCGGTGAACATTACAGCTGCCAAGCTCAGGGCCCTCTATACAGAGGAAACAAAAGACCAGTTTCAGGATATCTGTCTGGCTGGCCGTATTATGCACGTGCGTGATATGGGTAAAGCCTGCTTTGTGGAGCTGCACGACCATACTGGTAAGATGCAGTTATATGTACGTCGCGACGACATCTGCACTGGCGAGGACAAATCCCTGTATGACGTTGTATTTAAGAAGTTAATTGATCATGGCGATATCATCGGTGTGAAAGGCTATGCCTTTATCACCAAAACAGGCGAGCTGTCTGTCCATGTAAAAACATTAGACCTGCTAGCCAAATCTATTCGCCCATTACCAGTGGTGCGAGAGAAAGATGGCGAAATGTTTGACGAAGTAACTGACCCTGAGTTCAAATACCGTCAGCGCTATGTAGACCTGATCGTGAATCCGCAGGTGAAGGAAGTTTTTGTGAAACGTACCCGTATCATGCAAACCATCCGCGATTTCTATAATGACCTGGGCTACCTGGAGGTAGAAACACCTGTTCTGCAGCCAATCCCTGGTGGTGCAACAGCCCGTCCTTTCAAAACTCACCACAACGCGCTGGATATTCCTTTATACATGCGTATTGCGAACGAACTGTACCTGAAACGTCTGATCGTAGGTGGCTTTGAAGGGGTATATGAATTTGCGAAAGACTTCCGTAACGAGGGTATGGACCGTACTCACAACCCGGAATTTACCGTAATGGAAATGTACGCTGCGTACAAAGATTACGAATGGATGATGGACACAACTGAAACGCTGCTGGAAAAGATCGCCATTGCCCTCCACGGTACTACCGAAGTAACAGTAGGAGAGAAAGTGATCAATTTCAAGGCGCCTTTCCGCAGAGTAACAATGTATGAGGCTATCCTGGAACATACCGGTATCGATGTAACTAACATGGATGAAGATCAGCTGCGTGCCACCTGTGTTCAGCTGGGAATCTATGTTAAACCAAGCATGGGTAAGGGTAAACTGATAGACGAGATCTTCGGCGAGAAATGTGAGCATCACTATGTGCAGCCAACTTTCATCATCGACTATCCGGTTGAAATGAGCCCGCTGACCAAAAAGCACCGTAGCAAACCAGGACTGGTAGAACGCTTTGAGCTGATGGTGAACGGTAAAGAGCTGGCGAATGCCTACAGTGAGCTGAACGACCCGATCGATCAGCGTGCCCGCTTTGAAGAGCAGGTTAAACTGATGGAACGCGGTGATGATGAGGCGATGTATATCGACTACGACTTCCTGCGTGCACTGGAATATGGTATGCCGCCTACGTCAGGTATTGGTATCGGTATTGATCGTCTGACCATGATCATGACTAACCAGCCATCTATCCAGGATGTACTGTTCTTCCCTCAGATGAAACCAGAGAGAACAGCATAA
- a CDS encoding glycosyltransferase family 4 protein, producing the protein MHHILFDCETMKYANTGLYEYCKQFGHALLRNKADDEKITYYVPPGLKGFFGVEHQYITINKLHRLIMPSFSYLDVWHTSFQSTHYRPSNKNIGHVLTIHDLNFIHEKKNPKKVASFLKKVQKNIDRADHVVTISKFVLEDVKRHLDLRNKPASVIYNGGVLETFPDFDAPDYRPQRPFIFNIGSIDAKKNAHVLPPLLQGNDYELVIAGPVFDEEYKNKILSAAEQYGVADRVKVLGSISNKSRYWYYHHCTAFAFPSLAEGFGLPVVEALSEGKPCFLSDRTSLPEVGGPLCYYFHEFTDTVMQKTFTEGMAHFNATQPIAAMKERAASLNLDNTAKHYLQIYRGLY; encoded by the coding sequence ATGCATCATATATTGTTTGATTGCGAGACGATGAAATATGCCAATACAGGACTCTACGAGTATTGTAAACAATTTGGCCATGCACTGCTTCGCAACAAGGCAGACGACGAGAAAATAACCTATTATGTTCCGCCCGGTCTGAAAGGTTTCTTTGGTGTTGAACACCAGTACATCACGATCAATAAACTACACCGGTTAATAATGCCTTCCTTCTCCTACCTGGATGTATGGCATACCTCATTTCAATCCACACACTACAGACCGTCTAATAAGAATATCGGGCATGTACTGACGATACACGATCTGAACTTTATTCATGAAAAAAAGAACCCAAAAAAGGTCGCTTCTTTTCTTAAAAAAGTACAGAAAAATATCGACCGTGCTGATCATGTCGTTACTATTTCCAAATTCGTACTGGAAGATGTAAAACGCCATCTTGATCTGCGCAACAAACCTGCCAGTGTGATATATAACGGTGGCGTACTGGAGACATTCCCGGACTTTGATGCACCGGACTACCGGCCGCAGCGCCCTTTTATCTTTAATATCGGTAGTATAGATGCGAAAAAAAATGCGCATGTTCTACCACCATTACTGCAGGGCAATGATTATGAACTGGTCATCGCAGGACCCGTATTCGATGAAGAATATAAAAATAAGATCCTGTCTGCTGCCGAACAGTACGGCGTTGCTGATCGGGTGAAAGTACTGGGCAGTATTTCGAATAAAAGCAGGTACTGGTACTATCATCACTGTACAGCATTTGCATTCCCTTCACTGGCAGAAGGATTCGGACTTCCTGTTGTGGAGGCATTGAGTGAAGGCAAACCCTGCTTCCTTTCTGACAGAACAAGCCTGCCCGAAGTAGGTGGTCCACTGTGCTACTATTTTCATGAGTTCACAGATACAGTCATGCAAAAAACATTTACGGAAGGCATGGCACACTTTAATGCTACGCAACCAATAGCTGCAATGAAAGAACGTGCTGCATCTCTAAACCTGGATAACACCGCTAAACATTACCTGCAGATATACCGTGGTCTGTACTAA
- the lptC gene encoding LPS export ABC transporter periplasmic protein LptC: MNNMIARIALLFSLVVMVSCENDINAIMDMDKQATAVEEGKDIESMYSQTGRVKAKLTAPTMVRHLKPPVYVEFNTGLKVLFFNDSLGVESTLTARYGKYFENESNIFLKDHVVVINKKGERLDCEELNWDSKVQKFLSSKPVRISTVTDTLYGTGLESNQDFSDYTILHPSGPFVIKDSTMSTQ, encoded by the coding sequence ATGAATAACATGATAGCGCGTATTGCGTTGCTTTTTTCTCTTGTGGTAATGGTTTCCTGTGAAAATGACATTAATGCCATTATGGATATGGACAAGCAGGCCACTGCTGTAGAGGAGGGGAAAGACATTGAATCTATGTATAGCCAGACGGGCCGCGTAAAAGCGAAGCTGACGGCGCCGACAATGGTCAGGCACCTGAAGCCACCTGTATATGTCGAGTTCAATACAGGATTGAAAGTATTGTTTTTCAATGATTCACTGGGCGTAGAAAGTACATTGACTGCCCGGTATGGCAAATACTTTGAGAATGAGTCAAACATCTTCCTGAAAGATCACGTAGTCGTTATCAATAAGAAGGGAGAGCGGCTTGACTGTGAGGAGTTAAACTGGGATTCAAAGGTGCAGAAGTTCCTTTCCAGCAAACCCGTGCGTATCAGCACAGTAACCGACACATTATATGGTACCGGTCTGGAGTCTAACCAGGATTTCAGTGATTATACAATACTTCATCCGAGTGGTCCGTTCGTGATCAAGGATAGCACGATGTCAACACAGTAA
- a CDS encoding chloride channel protein, with protein MKAIYRAFMKQGIPFMDMAGMAPGVAGPMKARRILLLFLYAVLLAATAALLVFGLMGVMNMIPAYCDLPGVSRNLDDHDLLILITPVITALFIAWLLRYAGDKTKGILRPFQGLLMIGAGVPLGLEGPLSDLPFSIAEGEDWPVRQRRILAAAFMTGGVAFLFSAPLMAIALAIELMMIEMTWLGITVVLLGGGTGVLLHRLLIGTDAVFDMPDVPSADLPLLLGYTATGIIVALLALLAKRMINGMRWLFAQLPGSKVWWPVIAAVVTGVAGYFNPDLTGAGYSHIDSILLGQITLQFLVVMVLGKLILMSIAVGSGVPGGTMAPLVISGGAAGLFITFLLQFAFPALHLNFAVAALVGMAAMFAAGNRVLPAAIFFAIETTQAVHALLPVICACTAAYSVVFLLARKKVLQPAVQ; from the coding sequence ATGAAAGCAATTTACCGGGCATTTATGAAACAAGGCATCCCATTTATGGATATGGCCGGTATGGCGCCAGGCGTAGCTGGTCCGATGAAAGCCCGGAGAATATTGTTATTGTTCCTGTATGCTGTATTACTGGCCGCCACTGCTGCGCTCCTGGTGTTTGGGCTAATGGGGGTCATGAACATGATACCCGCGTACTGCGACCTGCCTGGTGTATCCCGGAACCTGGACGATCATGATCTGCTGATATTGATCACGCCCGTAATCACAGCACTGTTCATAGCCTGGTTGCTGCGATATGCGGGAGACAAAACAAAGGGCATTTTAAGGCCCTTCCAGGGGCTTTTAATGATCGGCGCGGGTGTTCCGCTGGGATTGGAAGGTCCCTTGTCTGATTTACCCTTTTCCATCGCAGAGGGCGAAGACTGGCCGGTACGGCAAAGGCGTATACTGGCAGCGGCATTTATGACAGGAGGGGTGGCCTTTCTGTTCAGCGCCCCATTAATGGCTATTGCCCTGGCTATCGAATTAATGATGATCGAAATGACATGGCTGGGCATTACCGTGGTTCTCTTAGGTGGTGGTACCGGGGTATTATTGCATCGTCTGCTAATTGGTACGGACGCAGTTTTCGATATGCCGGACGTGCCTTCGGCAGATCTGCCGTTGCTACTGGGGTATACGGCTACGGGCATCATTGTCGCATTGCTGGCACTCCTGGCCAAGAGGATGATAAACGGTATGCGCTGGCTTTTTGCGCAACTGCCTGGCAGCAAGGTATGGTGGCCGGTAATAGCAGCTGTGGTGACGGGCGTCGCCGGATATTTTAACCCGGACCTCACAGGTGCTGGCTACAGCCATATTGATAGTATATTACTGGGGCAGATCACATTGCAGTTCCTGGTGGTAATGGTCCTGGGGAAACTGATACTGATGAGCATTGCAGTGGGAAGTGGTGTTCCCGGGGGAACCATGGCGCCACTCGTCATATCGGGAGGAGCAGCAGGACTGTTTATTACTTTCTTACTTCAATTTGCCTTCCCTGCTCTGCACCTGAATTTTGCCGTAGCTGCCCTGGTAGGCATGGCTGCTATGTTTGCTGCCGGAAACAGGGTCTTACCTGCCGCTATCTTCTTCGCGATAGAAACAACGCAGGCTGTGCATGCCTTACTGCCCGTGATCTGTGCCTGTACGGCTGCTTATTCTGTTGTATTCCTGCTGGCAAGGAAAAAGGTGTTGCAGCCAGCGGTACAGTGA
- a CDS encoding S9 family peptidase gives MHITRYGTACFTVLGLLSLSLQAQDKKDLTFRQIFKGEPTGLYQPLPNIKGWADETHYIQYRTEGGTSKAYKVDAATGKSEPYITPPEGATVTVRNNDIFYTSPTGTESQLTSDTAQEKNPTISPDGKYVAFTRNNDLYAVEIATRKEIRYTTDGSDVIYNGWASWVYYEEILGRASKYRAFWWSKDSRYIAYMRFDDSKVPVFPIYSEKGQHGYLENTRYPKAGDTNPGVKIGTVPVAGGATLWADFNENEDQYFGAPFFTPEGRLWVQWMPRDQNNLKIYEINPENGRKTEIYDEKQQTWIDWYEDIPFLTGNKGFILKSDKSGWAHLYWHNMNGSLNKQLTNGNWTVKDIRAIDNKQQLIYFTARKEASTRIDLYQVSLKTGAITRLTFGDYLHNVDVSPNGSYFVTSYSNLATPTRMALLNNKGKVIRELGDSKGGNFDQYNYAATKLQQYKTRDGLELPMTITMPLHMQPGKKYPVLISIYGGPDAGNVYDMWRTPLTTQWWAKEGVIQVVIDNRSSGQLGKMGMNYIHRKLGLHEIEDYMDAASWLRSQPWVDSAKICITGGSFGGYMTCMALTYGADVFTHGMANFAVTDWRLYDSHYTERYMDTPQDNAEGYRLTSPMTYADRYKGLIRIVHGTMDDNVHMQNSIQLVDKLENLNKHFEFMVYPGERHGWRSIKSLHSDNESYRFIYHNLLERPFPKEFETR, from the coding sequence ATGCACATAACACGTTACGGGACAGCCTGTTTTACAGTACTGGGCCTGCTCAGTCTAAGTTTGCAGGCACAGGACAAAAAAGACCTTACGTTCCGGCAAATATTTAAAGGAGAGCCGACCGGGCTATATCAACCACTACCAAATATCAAAGGATGGGCAGATGAGACCCATTACATCCAGTACCGCACAGAAGGAGGCACATCCAAAGCTTATAAGGTAGACGCAGCCACTGGTAAATCCGAACCATATATAACGCCGCCGGAAGGTGCGACAGTCACTGTACGTAATAACGACATTTTCTACACGTCACCTACCGGTACTGAGTCACAGCTTACCAGCGACACCGCCCAGGAAAAAAATCCAACTATTTCTCCTGATGGTAAATATGTGGCCTTTACCCGTAACAATGACCTGTACGCTGTTGAAATAGCTACCAGGAAAGAGATCCGCTATACCACTGACGGCTCTGACGTTATCTATAACGGTTGGGCATCCTGGGTATACTACGAAGAGATCCTTGGCCGTGCGTCCAAATACCGTGCTTTCTGGTGGAGCAAAGACAGCCGCTACATTGCCTACATGCGCTTTGATGACTCCAAAGTGCCAGTATTCCCTATCTATAGTGAGAAAGGACAACACGGGTACCTGGAAAATACCCGCTACCCTAAAGCCGGTGATACCAATCCAGGCGTTAAAATAGGTACAGTACCTGTTGCCGGTGGCGCTACTTTATGGGCTGACTTCAACGAAAATGAAGACCAGTACTTCGGCGCCCCCTTCTTCACTCCTGAAGGCCGCCTCTGGGTACAGTGGATGCCCCGCGACCAGAATAACCTGAAGATCTATGAGATCAATCCGGAAAATGGCAGGAAGACAGAGATCTATGACGAAAAACAGCAAACCTGGATCGACTGGTATGAAGACATCCCGTTCCTGACTGGCAACAAAGGTTTTATCCTCAAAAGTGATAAATCTGGCTGGGCACACCTTTACTGGCATAACATGAACGGCTCTTTAAATAAGCAGCTGACCAACGGTAACTGGACCGTGAAAGATATCCGCGCCATAGACAATAAACAACAGCTCATCTATTTCACAGCCCGTAAAGAGGCTTCTACCCGTATAGACCTGTACCAGGTGAGTCTGAAAACAGGGGCTATCACCCGGCTGACCTTCGGTGACTACCTCCATAATGTCGATGTTAGTCCGAATGGCAGCTACTTCGTAACCAGCTACTCCAATCTGGCTACCCCGACGCGCATGGCACTCCTGAACAACAAGGGAAAAGTGATCCGTGAACTGGGTGATTCCAAAGGCGGTAATTTCGACCAATACAACTATGCAGCCACCAAGCTGCAGCAATATAAAACACGCGATGGCCTGGAACTACCAATGACCATCACCATGCCATTGCATATGCAGCCGGGCAAAAAATATCCTGTACTCATCAGCATTTATGGTGGTCCGGATGCCGGCAATGTATATGACATGTGGAGAACACCACTGACGACACAATGGTGGGCGAAAGAAGGCGTTATCCAGGTAGTGATTGATAACCGCAGCTCTGGCCAGCTGGGTAAAATGGGGATGAACTACATTCACCGCAAGCTCGGACTGCACGAAATAGAAGACTATATGGATGCTGCGTCGTGGCTCCGTTCTCAGCCATGGGTTGATTCCGCTAAGATCTGTATCACGGGAGGTAGCTTTGGTGGTTATATGACCTGTATGGCATTGACTTATGGCGCAGATGTATTCACCCACGGCATGGCGAACTTTGCAGTGACTGACTGGCGCCTGTATGACAGCCACTATACGGAGCGTTATATGGACACCCCGCAGGATAATGCAGAAGGTTACCGTCTCACGTCACCAATGACCTATGCAGATCGCTATAAGGGACTGATCCGTATTGTGCATGGTACGATGGATGATAATGTGCATATGCAGAATAGTATTCAGCTGGTAGATAAACTGGAGAATCTGAACAAGCATTTTGAGTTCATGGTATACCCGGGAGAGCGTCATGGCTGGAGGAGTATTAAATCGCTGCATAGTGATAATGAGTCATACCGGTTCATTTATCATAACCTGTTGGAGCGACCTTTTCCGAAGGAGTTTGAGACCCGATAA
- a CDS encoding LON peptidase substrate-binding domain-containing protein, which translates to MTNFIPIFPLGIVVYPDEQLNLHIFEPRYKQLIKECIAENKPFGIPVVMDKRVAEYGTLVEIVRVEKTYDNGELDVVTRGIKVFRILEVIKSIPDKMFAGAIVTYPDNSLASNARLHAQALHAMRELHNILQISKSFKKADEELQSYDMAHHVGLSLTEEYEFLHLFQELQRLEYLKRHLLKVIPLMAEMERLKDRVKLNGHFRNLTTGEA; encoded by the coding sequence ATGACCAATTTTATTCCCATATTTCCACTTGGCATTGTTGTGTACCCGGACGAGCAGCTGAACCTGCATATTTTCGAGCCAAGGTATAAACAGCTTATAAAAGAATGTATCGCTGAGAACAAGCCTTTCGGTATTCCGGTGGTGATGGATAAGAGAGTCGCGGAATACGGTACACTGGTTGAAATTGTCAGGGTAGAGAAGACCTATGACAATGGGGAACTGGATGTAGTGACGCGCGGTATTAAGGTATTCCGGATCCTGGAGGTGATCAAAAGCATCCCTGATAAGATGTTTGCCGGAGCGATCGTGACCTATCCTGATAATTCGCTGGCAAGCAATGCCCGTTTGCACGCGCAGGCGCTCCACGCGATGAGGGAGTTGCATAATATTCTGCAGATCAGTAAGAGTTTTAAGAAAGCAGATGAAGAGCTGCAATCATATGATATGGCGCATCATGTCGGGCTTTCACTGACGGAGGAATATGAGTTCCTGCACCTTTTCCAGGAGCTGCAGCGGCTGGAATATCTCAAGCGGCACTTATTGAAGGTAATTCCGTTAATGGCAGAGATGGAGCGGTTAAAGGACCGGGTAAAGCTGAACGGGCATTTCAGGAACCTGACTACCGGAGAGGCGTAG
- a CDS encoding DoxX family protein: MKTLVPTRLAVVIYGIVIALFGLIHFVHADLMVAAVPFPGGKIWLYLTGIALLLAGIAFIINRYVKPAGYLLALYIFLVIILVHTPHAFEDLPSLTMFMKDVALMAAALVIGNTGK; the protein is encoded by the coding sequence ATGAAAACACTTGTCCCCACCCGCCTCGCGGTCGTGATCTACGGCATTGTCATCGCCTTATTTGGCCTCATACATTTTGTACATGCCGATCTGATGGTAGCAGCAGTGCCTTTCCCCGGAGGAAAGATCTGGCTATATCTGACCGGTATCGCATTACTGCTGGCAGGCATCGCGTTCATTATCAACCGCTATGTGAAACCAGCCGGATATCTGTTAGCGCTGTATATCTTTCTGGTTATCATCCTGGTACATACACCCCATGCATTCGAAGACCTCCCATCATTAACCATGTTCATGAAAGATGTCGCGCTTATGGCGGCAGCGCTCGTGATTGGCAATACCGGAAAATAA
- a CDS encoding glycosyltransferase family 4 protein, giving the protein MHRIGLDFEKLKYPHNGLYTFCMQLGQRLLQFKTADEQLLYYLPATFDNYKGDYTKIPYKWYDRYAFNPPQMDIWHAVHQSGNVWPRKKAKKTVLTIHDLNFLFEPNKSEREKKRSLDIIQKQVDETDRIVAISEFTLKTIHEQLHIPADKCSIIYQGSEIKEFPGFDAPQYRPAVPFLFSIGMILPKKNFHVLPRLLEHNDYELLIAGKTQGDYHKKIEEEAAKYGVSGRVKMLGSITDEEKYWYYKNCAAFMFPSVAEGFGAPVVEAMHFGKPVFLSDKTSLPEIGGDSAYYFKQFDNEHMRNIFEEGMQHYAAVQPAEKIRQHAVKFSWDTNARKYMELYRSLY; this is encoded by the coding sequence ATGCATCGCATCGGCTTAGACTTCGAAAAACTCAAATATCCACATAACGGCCTGTATACCTTTTGTATGCAGCTTGGACAACGGTTGCTGCAGTTCAAAACGGCAGATGAACAACTGCTTTACTATCTGCCTGCAACATTTGACAACTATAAAGGAGACTATACCAAAATACCTTACAAATGGTATGACCGCTATGCCTTCAACCCACCACAAATGGATATATGGCATGCGGTGCATCAGTCGGGTAACGTGTGGCCCAGGAAGAAAGCAAAGAAAACGGTGCTTACTATTCATGACCTGAACTTTCTGTTTGAGCCAAATAAAAGTGAACGCGAAAAGAAACGTTCGCTCGACATTATACAAAAGCAGGTAGATGAAACAGATCGTATTGTGGCGATCTCCGAGTTCACGCTGAAAACTATTCACGAACAATTACACATACCAGCCGATAAATGCAGCATCATCTATCAGGGTTCTGAAATAAAGGAGTTTCCCGGCTTTGATGCGCCACAGTACAGACCTGCGGTGCCATTTCTTTTCTCTATCGGAATGATATTACCGAAAAAGAATTTCCATGTGTTACCGAGGCTCCTTGAACATAACGACTACGAACTGCTAATAGCAGGAAAAACACAGGGCGACTATCATAAAAAAATAGAAGAGGAAGCTGCCAAATATGGCGTAAGTGGCCGCGTAAAAATGCTGGGGAGTATTACAGATGAAGAGAAATATTGGTACTATAAAAACTGTGCTGCCTTTATGTTCCCTTCTGTAGCTGAAGGATTCGGAGCACCTGTGGTAGAGGCAATGCACTTCGGCAAACCAGTATTCCTTTCAGATAAAACAAGCCTGCCTGAAATAGGAGGGGACTCCGCATATTATTTCAAACAGTTTGACAATGAACATATGCGTAATATATTTGAAGAAGGTATGCAACATTACGCCGCTGTTCAACCTGCAGAGAAGATCAGACAACATGCTGTAAAATTCAGCTGGGATACCAATGCCCGGAAATATATGGAACTATACAGAAGTCTGTATTGA